A stretch of the Kazachstania africana CBS 2517 chromosome 12, complete genome genome encodes the following:
- the IRC19 gene encoding Irc19p (similar to Saccharomyces cerevisiae YLL033W; ancestral locus Anc_4.25) gives MSGTIRTANAIITDSYALIKSTERFFLPQTMIVNGGTSKFLRASYRRFMRLAPFVSQRAMVRSTYVDYIRYKYKIEDYDMKRRLVLGDTALPRAPLRQQILNTLNFIITAVSYTEKPKDKVQKTDIILARKILKNLLTMEYEKMKKNKVSDGKDYINFKLKFNHLTPGSQKIKPISLARNKVIKDFDSCIVYLNETVGLRL, from the coding sequence ATGTCAGGGACTATCCGGACAGCAAATGCGATTATTACTGATAGTTATGCATTGATAAAATCGACTGAGAGGTTTTTTCTTCCCCAAACCATGATTGTGAATGGGGGTACGTCGAAGTTTCTGAGAGCTTCATATAGACGATTTATGAGACTGGCACCGTTTGTATCTCAAAGAGCGATGGTACGAAGTACGTATGTCGATTATATTCGTTACAAgtataaaattgaagacTATGATATGAAGAGAAGGCTGGTACTGGGAGATACGGCTCTTCCGAGGGCTCCACTCCGACAGCAGATATTGAACactttgaatttcattattacaGCTGTTTCATACACTGAGAAACCCAAGGATAAGGTACAAAAGACAGATATTATACTTGCAAggaagatattgaagaatctgCTGACTATGGAATAtgaaaagatgaagaagaataaagTGAGTGATGGTAAAGACTATATTAATTTCAAGCTGAAATTTAATCATCTAACCCCAGGTTCTCAGAAAATTAAGCCCATTTCCCTCGCAAGAAATAAAGTTataaaagattttgatagTTGTATCGTTTATCTGAACGAAACTGTGGGCCTTAGATTGTGA
- the GRC3 gene encoding polynucleotide 5'-hydroxyl-kinase (similar to Saccharomyces cerevisiae GRC3 (YLL035W); ancestral locus Anc_4.22), translating to MMNINLFQLNDPRSNSVIVCLKEKQLLYLSGVFDVQIVKGGIVYNNAHYSSSKQELSFWHPLSNSIPPIQSSYYAGWEEPLNLGARFRHSIDRDVFNDESFTCILRISNAQIDGLIDAHKLYPDVRQLWKIRENDPYSTTIRTFTILNEMQDQFVPLITTNQWTSMVEKMKMSHKDSTFDIRIIVIGGKNSGKSTFLRLLCENLIHNDEDSFSSQEELLYLDLDPGQPEYSLPDCLSLNEIKQQNPNKTFALGQHFGQESNNFRALKQYYYGSNSPQDNPTTYLDMADQLINYFEEQCFVGTSLLNLPGWVKGFGINIINHVIQKYKPTHIITLESKSNSLINEFNIPNIFSNPLQDDYEPIILSLSAFKTFNDSQARFHAPQIRTYKTLLNFHLMSNHNYDFDPLLFKSPVQISFGSFGIQGIQYMETDFQKLHEDDIKGSLEGTIVALNIFQQNNISEYINAAGTYPMISKKININALKFVTLALIHSIDEKRKIMNLYIPCSNLSHVKSSAKETQWILIRNKTETPFCEVFPPNQEVFFSSFDSVPYLTTKRRKKHEHVWKVRKNVLRRGQLMK from the coding sequence ATGATGAACATAAATTTATTTCAACTGAATGATCCTCGAAGTAATAGTGTTATAGTGTGtctaaaagaaaaacaactACTGTATCTTTCTGGTGTGTTTGACGTCCAAATCGTAAAGGGTGGAATTGTCTATAATAATGCGCATTATAGCTCATCTAAACAGGAGCTTTCGTTTTGGCACCCGTTGTCTAATTCTATTCCGCCTATTCAAAGCTCATACTATGCTGGTTGGGAAGAGCCACTGAATTTAGGGGCCAGATTCAGACACTCTATTGACCGTGATGTATTTAATGATGAAAGCTTCACTTGTATTCTTCGAATTTCCAATGCCCAAATAGACGGTCTCATAGACGCCCACAAATTATATCCTGACGTGAGACAACTTTGGAAAATACGAGAAAATGATCCTTATTCGACAACCATTAGAACGTTTActatattgaatgaaatgCAAGACCAATTTGTTCCTTTGATAACTACAAATCAATGGACGTCCATGGtagaaaaaatgaagatgtcACATAAGGATTCAACCTTCGACATAAGAATAATAGTGATTGGGGGAAAGAACTCAGGAAAATCGACATTTTTGCGATTATTATGTGAAAATCTCATTCATAATGACGAGGACTCTTTTTCATCCCAGGAGGAACTGCTTTATTTGGATCTTGACCCAGGACAACCTGAATACTCACTTCCAGACTGTCtatctttgaatgaaattaaacAACAAAACCCGAACAAGACTTTTGCATTAGGTCAACATTTTGGCCAAGaaagtaataattttaGAGCGTTGAAGCAATATTACTATGGGTCCAATTCTCCTCAAGACAACCCTACAACATATCTGGATATGGCCGATCAACTCATTAATTATTTCGAAGAACAATGCTTTGTGGGCACATCTCTATTAAATCTGCCAGGATGGGTCAAAGGTTTTGGcataaatataataaatcatgtcattcaaaaatacaaaCCAACTCATATTATAACATTGGAATCTAAAAGCAACTCTTTGATTAACGAATTCaatattccaaatattttctcaAATCCTTTACAAGACGATTATGAGCCAATTATACTAAGTCTATCTGCTTTCAAGACTTTCAATGACTCTCAGGCAAGATTCCATGCACCCCAAATAAGGACATACAAaactttattgaatttcCATCTTATGTCAAATCACAACTACGACTTTGATCCATTACTTTTCAAGTCACCCGttcaaatatcttttgGAAGTTTTGGAATTCAGGGTATCCAATACATGGAAACTGATTTCCAAAAGCTTcatgaagatgatattaaAGGTTCTTTAGAAGGCACAATTGTAGCACTTAATATCTTCCAACAAAACAACATAAGCGAATACATCAATGCAGCCGGCACATACCCAATGATAAGtaaaaagatcaatatcaatgctttaaaatttgtaaCATTAGCACTAATTCATTCGATAGACGAAAAACGAAAAATTATGAACCTATATATACCATGTTCTAATCTCAGCCATGTAAAATCCTCAGCGAAAGAAACACAGTGGATATTGATAAGAAACAAAACGGAAACACCGTTTTGTGAAGTGTTTCCTCCAAATCAAGAAGTTTTCTTTAGTTCTTTCGACTCAGTGCCATACCTCACAACTAAAAGGAGGAAGAAACATGAACATGTATGGAAAGTGAGGAAAAATGTCTTGAGAAGAGGGCAACTTATGAAATAA